The DNA sequence TGGTCGGCGTGACGCCGAGCCTGGCCAGCAGCCGACCGAGCGGTAGCAGCAGTCGGCCGAACAGGGGACGCAGATATCTGAGCATGATCCTCAAGATCGTATGGCCGGGGCGGCGTGGGCGGGCGGTCCGCCCACCCGTCGCCCATCCTCAACGGAGACGGTCGCGCGTCATGGCTCGTCCCTCGGCGGATCGAGGCGGCAGGCGGGGACTCCGCCGGGCATCAGGTGGCGGTGGTGGGACACCCACCGGTAGGCGGCGGCGCCGAGCGCGCGCACGGGAGCGCGGCGCAGCAGCCAGCCGGCGGCGGGCCACAGCGGGCGGTGGCTGGCCAGCATCAGTACCGCGATCGCGTCGATCCCGCCCCACAACCGCCGCCCGGCGGCGTCCAGCAGCAGGACCTCCTCCTGGGCGCGGCTGCGCGCGGCCGCGGAGAGGTCGCTGGTCTGCCAGGGGACCGTGGACAGCCGCGGCTCGACGAAGCGGCGGGCGAGCCGGGCGCTGCTGGTGCAGAACCCGCAGTCGCCGTCGAATACCAGTACGGGTGCCGAATGCCGAGTGGCCATCGGCTCACCTCCCGAGCGTCGATCAGGATTGGGGCCAGGACTCGGCGAGGGACTCCCGGGTCTGCTGCAGGAGTTCGGGCAGGATCTTGGTACGGCCGATGACCGGCATGAAGTTGGTGTCGCCTCCCCAGCGGGGGACGATGTGCTGGTGCAGGTGGGCGGCGATCCCGGCGCCCGCGATGGCGCCGAGGTTCATGCCGATGTTGAACCCTTGGGGCCCGAGTGCGCGGCGCACCGCGGTGATGCCCGCCTGAGTGAACGTGGCGAACTCCGCGCTCTCGGACCCGTCGAGGTCGGTGTAGTCGGCCACGTGCCGGTAGGGGCAGATCAACAGGTGACCGCTGTTGTAGGGGTAGAGGTTGAGCACCGCGTAGGCGGTCTTGCCGCGGGCCACGACCAGTCCTTCGGCGTCGGGCAGCTCCGGGGCGCGGCAGAAGGGGCACCCGTCTTCGGGGGCGGGGCCGCTCGGCTTGTTCTCGCCCTGGATGTAGGCCATCCGGTGCGGCGTCCACAGGCGCTGGTAGCCGTCGGGGTCGCCGAAGGCGGCATCCCGCTCGGCTTCGCCCATCGTCTGCTCACCTCACCGCGTCGTCGAGGTCGCGCCGTGCCGGCGCCGGGTCCGCGCGGTCCGCCCCGCGGCGGCCGTGCCGACTCCAGCATAGGATGCGCGGCGCCGCGGGGCCGAACGACGTGCGGCCGCGGTCTCACTCGGCGGACTTGGCGGGCTCGCCGCCGGCTCCTTCGGCGGCGCGCGGCGGCTCCTTTTCTGTGGAGGGCGCTGAGGACGCGGCGGCGTCGGTGGCCTCGGCGGTGTCCTCGCCGGCGCGGTCGCCTTCCTCGGAGTAGCGGCTGCTGAGCTTGACGGGGGTGCCCTGGGCACGGCGGCGCAGCAGGTTGAGGATCTCCACGAACAGCGAGAAGCCCATCGCGGCGTAGATGTAGCCCTTGGGCACGTGGAAGCCGAGCCCGTCGGCGACCAGGGTCATACCGATGAGCAGCAGGAACGCCAGCGCCAGCATCTTGATGGTGGGGTGCTTGTTCACGAACCGGCTCAGCGGGGCGGCGAGCACCAGCATGACGATGACGGCGATGACGACGGCGCCGACCATCGCCCAGATGCCGTAGGGCTGGTCGCCGATCATGCCGACCGCGGTGATGACCGAGTCCAGCGAGAAGATGACGTCCAGCGCGACGATCTGCACCAGCACCGCGCCCATCGCGGCCCGGACCTGCGAACCGGCGTGGTCCTCCTCGCCTTCGAGGCTCTCGTGGATCTCGTAGGTGGCCTTGCCGATGAGGAAGAGTCCGCCGATGAGCAGGATGATGGCCTGGCCGCTGAACTCGACTCCGGCGACTGTGAACAGCGGGGCCGTCAGTTGCATGATCAGCGTGATGGAGCCGAGCAGCGCCAGCCGGCTGATCAGGGCCAGCCCGATGCCGAGCTGACGCGCGCGGGCCTGCTGGTGCTTGGGCAGCTTGCCGGCCAGGATCGAGATGAATACGAGGTTGTCGATGCCGAGGACGATCTCCAGCGCGGTCAGCGTGAAGAATCCGACGATCAGGTCCGTGGTCATGGCGGGGTCGTCAGCTCCGGGAGTAACAGGGGGCGCGGATACGGGTAAGGCGTGTGGAGTCTAGATCATCCCGGTGTGTGCCTTCGCGGAATACCGGGCGCCGACAGCGGCCGGATCAGGCCGTTCACACCTGCAGCAGAGCGCGCAGGTGGCGCGGAGTGGGCGACCCGTGGGCCAGCACCTCGTCGTGGAGGTCGCGCCGGGCGGCGTCGGGCCGAGCCGCGCCCAGGTCGCGCACGACGGCCGAGACCTCCTGGTAGCCGACGTAGTAGGTGGACAACTGCGCACTGGTGAGCAGGGCCCGGCGCCACTTGCCGGCGGCCTCACCCTCCTCCTGGTGTCCTCGCTCGACGAGCAGGGACATGGCCTCGGACTCGGTCATGCCGTGGGCGTGGACGCGGATGTCCAGAATGGCGTTGATGATCATGCGCAGCCGGGTCTTCAGCTGCACGAGCCGCAGCCGCCGGTTGCGCTCGGGATCGTCGGCGCACCAGCCGTGGCCCTGCATCGCGTCCTCCGCGTAGACGGCCCAGCCCTCGATGAAGGTGCCGCTGTGCAGTGCGTGGCGCAGCCTGGTGCTGCCGGAGTAGCCCGCGGCGCGGGCGAGTTGGAGGGCGTGGCCCGGGACGGCCTCGTGCACCATCAGCTCGCGCAGCATGTCGGCGTTGTACTCGCGGTAGAAGGAGGTCCGGCGCTCGGCGGGCCAGTCGGCGGGCGGCGGGGCGACGGCGATGAGCGTGGGACGCTCCGGAGTGGCGGAGAGCGGGCCGGGCGGGTCGCAGTAGGCCACGGCCATGCCGCGGCGCGACTCGGGCATCGGGATCACGCGCACAGGATGATCGGGCAGGGTGGCGAAGTCGAGTTCGCGGACGCGGCCGACGAGGTGCTCCAAGGCCCGTTCGCAGGTGGGGCGCACGGTTTCCTCGGTGGTGGCGGCCTCGGCGGCGATGCGGTCGAGCACTTCGCGCACCTGGCCGGAACGCGGCGGCGCGCCCTCGAAGTCGGCGGCGGCCTCGGCGATGGCCTCCTCCGTGGCCAGCAGGTCGCTTTCGGCGCGGGTGAGCAGGGCGTCCTGGGACAGTTCGGAGTCGAGCGTGTACCACAGCCGGGCGGCGTGGTCGCGCGCACCCAGACGGGGGTCGGCGTCGGCGGTCTCGACCCGCGAACGCAGCCAGTCGATGTGCTCGCGCAGGGCGGCCGCGGCGGCGCCCCGGGCCTCGTCGACGGCGGTGCGCAGGGCGGGGGCCTGTTCGATGAGGGTGTCGACCTCGCCGCCGAGCAGACCGAGGATGCCCTCGGCCCGGGTTGCGGCGGTCTCCACGTGGACGCGCGGCATGCCGGGGCCGCCGTCGAGGCGGGTGCGCGCAGTGTCGAGGAACTGCGGGACGGCGGCGCAGCGGGCGCTGATGGCGCGCAGCCGCTCATCGGCGGGCAGGTCCTCGCCGGCGACGAGTCCGTAGAGCGCGTCGCCGGGCAGGTGCACCAGGGGGTCCCAGGTCTGCGGACGCAACTCGGTGAGCTGCCACAGGTCGGCGGAGACCCGGTTGCGCAGCATCTCCAGGTCGACTCGGTCGGCCGGGGGCAGCAGCAGGTCGTCGATCTCGTCCAGCGCGCCCAGGGCGTCGGTGAGCACTCCCGCGCGCCGGGAGTCGGCGTCGGCGGAGTGGTCGGTGAGCCGGTCGCGGAAGCGGTGGTCGCCGAGGTCGTCGGCCCATTCGGGGCCGTCCGCCAGCAGGGCGTCGAGGATGTTCTCGCCGACGGAGTGGAAGCGGTCCGTCATGGCGTTTGCGCCGGGGTCGGGCTGGTCGCGGGAAGGGTGAGAACTCATCGACTGCTATCTTGCCTCCTCACCGCGCGCGATGCACCCCTTGTCAACAGGGCCGCGGGCGCCGGTGCCGGAAGCGGCCGCCGAGAAAGCGGCACCACCGAGTGTGAGGAGAGCCGTGCAGATCAACCGCATCGTCGACCTGAGCCGACCCGTGGGACCCGAGACCCAGGCTTTTCCCGGTGACCGGGAGCCCAGTCTGGAGCGTTCGGCCACCGTGGCCGTCGAGGGCTACAACTCCACGGGTGTGCACATGAGCTCGCACAGCGGCACGCACGCCGACGCGCCCTACCACTTCCTGGACGACGGGCCGCGGCTGGAGGAGCTGTCGCTGGGGCAGTTCACCGGCGCGGCCGTGGTGGTGGAGGCCACGGGCCGGGCCGACCGCTCCCCTATCACCGCCGAGGATCTGGCGCCCTGGCGGGAGCGGTTCGCGCCCGGGGCGGCGGTGCTGCTGCACACCGGGTGGGCGGACCATTACGGCACTTCGCGCTACTTCGACCACCCCTACCTCGCCGGGGACGCGGCGCGACTGCTGGTCGAGGCGGGGGTGCGGTGCGTGGGCATCGACGCGCCCAGTCCGGACTCGACACCGCACGGCCCGCATCCCGAGGGCGACTGGGCGGCGCACATGAGTGTGCTGGGCGCGGGAGGCACCATCGTGGAGAACCTCTGCGGCCTGGAGCGCATCGACTTCGCCGATCCGCTGTTCGTCGCGCTGCCGATCCGCCTCAGCAGCGGAGACGGCGCGCCGGTGCGGGCCGTGGCCATGGGGTTCGGCTGACCGCGGCCGGCGGTCGCGGCCACGCGGCGGCGCGTGGCGACCGCGCGCTCTCCCGGCCCGCCGCGGACGCGGTCGCGGCCGGGAGAGCACCTATCGCCAGGAGCCCTGTCCGCCGGTGGAGGTGGGCTGTCCGGCACCGCCGGGGTCGCCGACGGTGATGGCGTGCTCCACCAGCGTGATGAGCGTGGACTTGGTGGAGGCGCGGTCGCGTGCGTCGACCTGGACGATGGGGATCTCCGGGCTGAGGGTGAGCGCGTCGCGCACCTCCTGGGCCGCGTGCGGGTAGTACCCGTCGAACCCGTTGATCGCCACGACGAAGGGCAGCCGCGCCTCTTCGAAGTAGTCGATAGCGGGGAAGCAGTCGGCCAGACGGCGGGTGTCGACCAGCACCACGGCCCCGATGGCACCTTTGACCAGGTCGTCCCACATGAACCAGAAGCGGTGCTGGCCCGGCGTGCCGAACAGGTAGAGGATGAGGTCGGAGTCCAGCGAGACCCGGCCGAAGTCCATGGCCACCGTGGTGGTCTGCTTGTCCGGCGTCTTGGCGAGGTCGTCGACCCCGACGCTGGCGCTGGTCATGACCGCTTCGGTAGTCAGCGGCACGATCTCGGAGACGGAGCCGACGAACGTCGTCTTGCCTACACCGAAGCCTCCGGCGACGACGATCTTGACCGACGTCATCGCACTCGCCGCGGCACCGCCCTCGTCGGCCGCGCTAGTGTTCTGCGCCTGAAATCCGTTTCATAAGTGTAGGCTTCGGAGATGGTGAAGACGGGTCGGCCGAAGAAGGCCGAGTTGACGGTGACCGAGGCCGACCGCCGGGAGCTGGTGCGCGGGGCGCGGGCGGCGACCTCGACCCAGGCCTACGCGTTGCGCTGCCGGATTGTCTTGGCATGCGCGGAGCCCGAGGCGTTCAACAAGGACGTGGCCGCCGAGTTGGGGATCTCTGTGCCGACCGTGGCCAAGTGGCGGGGCCGGTTCATCGAGCACGGCCTGGCCGGGCTGGCCGATGAGCCCCGGCCGGGCCGGCCGCCCTCGATCCTGCTCGACCAGGTCCAGCAGGTCGTCGAACTGACCCTGGAGCAGACCCCGCCCGATGCCACCCATTGGTCGCGGGCCTCGATGGCGCGGCGCAGCGGGCTGAGCCGGTCGACCATCGGGCGGATCTGGCGGCACTTCGACCTGAAGCCGCACCGCACCGAGGGCTTCAAGATCTCCACCGACCCGCTGTTCGTGGAGAAGGTGGTCGACGTGGTCGGGCTGTATCACAACCCGCCCGAGCGGGCGGTGGTGCTGTGCGTGGACGAGAAGTCGCAGAT is a window from the Streptomonospora litoralis genome containing:
- a CDS encoding thiol-disulfide oxidoreductase DCC family protein, producing the protein MATRHSAPVLVFDGDCGFCTSSARLARRFVEPRLSTVPWQTSDLSAAARSRAQEEVLLLDAAGRRLWGGIDAIAVLMLASHRPLWPAAGWLLRRAPVRALGAAAYRWVSHHRHLMPGGVPACRLDPPRDEP
- a CDS encoding HIT family protein — protein: MGEAERDAAFGDPDGYQRLWTPHRMAYIQGENKPSGPAPEDGCPFCRAPELPDAEGLVVARGKTAYAVLNLYPYNSGHLLICPYRHVADYTDLDGSESAEFATFTQAGITAVRRALGPQGFNIGMNLGAIAGAGIAAHLHQHIVPRWGGDTNFMPVIGRTKILPELLQQTRESLAESWPQS
- a CDS encoding TerC family protein, whose amino-acid sequence is MTTDLIVGFFTLTALEIVLGIDNLVFISILAGKLPKHQQARARQLGIGLALISRLALLGSITLIMQLTAPLFTVAGVEFSGQAIILLIGGLFLIGKATYEIHESLEGEEDHAGSQVRAAMGAVLVQIVALDVIFSLDSVITAVGMIGDQPYGIWAMVGAVVIAVIVMLVLAAPLSRFVNKHPTIKMLALAFLLLIGMTLVADGLGFHVPKGYIYAAMGFSLFVEILNLLRRRAQGTPVKLSSRYSEEGDRAGEDTAEATDAAASSAPSTEKEPPRAAEGAGGEPAKSAE
- a CDS encoding DUF885 domain-containing protein, producing the protein MTDRFHSVGENILDALLADGPEWADDLGDHRFRDRLTDHSADADSRRAGVLTDALGALDEIDDLLLPPADRVDLEMLRNRVSADLWQLTELRPQTWDPLVHLPGDALYGLVAGEDLPADERLRAISARCAAVPQFLDTARTRLDGGPGMPRVHVETAATRAEGILGLLGGEVDTLIEQAPALRTAVDEARGAAAAALREHIDWLRSRVETADADPRLGARDHAARLWYTLDSELSQDALLTRAESDLLATEEAIAEAAADFEGAPPRSGQVREVLDRIAAEAATTEETVRPTCERALEHLVGRVRELDFATLPDHPVRVIPMPESRRGMAVAYCDPPGPLSATPERPTLIAVAPPPADWPAERRTSFYREYNADMLRELMVHEAVPGHALQLARAAGYSGSTRLRHALHSGTFIEGWAVYAEDAMQGHGWCADDPERNRRLRLVQLKTRLRMIINAILDIRVHAHGMTESEAMSLLVERGHQEEGEAAGKWRRALLTSAQLSTYYVGYQEVSAVVRDLGAARPDAARRDLHDEVLAHGSPTPRHLRALLQV
- a CDS encoding cyclase family protein, yielding MQINRIVDLSRPVGPETQAFPGDREPSLERSATVAVEGYNSTGVHMSSHSGTHADAPYHFLDDGPRLEELSLGQFTGAAVVVEATGRADRSPITAEDLAPWRERFAPGAAVLLHTGWADHYGTSRYFDHPYLAGDAARLLVEAGVRCVGIDAPSPDSTPHGPHPEGDWAAHMSVLGAGGTIVENLCGLERIDFADPLFVALPIRLSSGDGAPVRAVAMGFG
- a CDS encoding GTP-binding protein yields the protein MTSVKIVVAGGFGVGKTTFVGSVSEIVPLTTEAVMTSASVGVDDLAKTPDKQTTTVAMDFGRVSLDSDLILYLFGTPGQHRFWFMWDDLVKGAIGAVVLVDTRRLADCFPAIDYFEEARLPFVVAINGFDGYYPHAAQEVRDALTLSPEIPIVQVDARDRASTKSTLITLVEHAITVGDPGGAGQPTSTGGQGSWR
- a CDS encoding IS630 family transposase, whose amino-acid sequence is MVKTGRPKKAELTVTEADRRELVRGARAATSTQAYALRCRIVLACAEPEAFNKDVAAELGISVPTVAKWRGRFIEHGLAGLADEPRPGRPPSILLDQVQQVVELTLEQTPPDATHWSRASMARRSGLSRSTIGRIWRHFDLKPHRTEGFKISTDPLFVEKVVDVVGLYHNPPERAVVLCVDEKSQMQALDRSQPVLPMMPSAPERVTHDYVRHGTTSLFAAFNIADGTVITELHRRHRAAEFKKFLISIDKAVPAELDIHLVCDNYATHKTPLIHQWLARHPRFHVHFTPTGSSWINQVERWFGYLTAQLTRRGVHKSVAALEKDVRDWIERWNTEPRPFVWRKTAEEVLDSLARYLKRISGAEH